The stretch of DNA GCAGGCGTCAGACCCTATACGTCGTCTTGCGACTTCGCAGAGTCCTGTGTTTTTGGTAAACAGTCGCTACCCCCTGGTCTCTGCAACCGCCTTCGGCTCCGGGCGCAAGGCCCATCACCTGATGGCGGCACACCTTCTCCCTAAGTTACGGTGTCAATTTGCCGAGTTCCTTAACCAGAGTTCTCTCAAGCGCCTTGGTATTCTCTACCCGTCTACCTGTGTTGGTTTGCGGTACGGTTACCTGCTTGACTCCCTTAGAGGATTTTCTTGGAAGCATGGGATCAATCACTTCATGAAACCCCAAAAGGTTTCACTCGCCATCACGTCTCGGCGTTAACGGAAGGGCGGATTTGCCTACCCTTCCCGCCTACACGCTTGAACCGGGATATCCATCACCCGGATGATCTACCCTTCTCCGTCTCCCCGTCGCAGTTATGCGCGGTGCCGGAATATTGACCGGCTCCCCATCGACTACGCTCTTAAAGCCTCGCCTTAGGGACCGNNNNNNNNNNCAGGAATATTAACCTGATGTCCATCACCTACGCCTTTCGGCCTCGGCTTAGGCACCGACTAACCCTGGGCAGATTAGCTTTACCCAGGAAACCTTAGACTTACGGCGAAGAGGTTTCTCACCTCTTTTATCGCTACTCATGTCTGCATAAGCTCTTCCACAACCTCCACGCGTCCTTACGGTCACGCTTCTCAGGCGAGTGGAATGCTCTCCTACCACCAGGACACACCCGTAGGCGTGAACTGATCCGCGGCTTCGGNNNNNNNNNNNNNNNNNNNNNNNNNNNNNNNNNNNNNNNNNNNNNNNNNNNNNNNNNNNNNNNNNNNNNNNNNNNNNNNNNNNNNNNNNNNNNNNNNNNNNNNNNNNNNNNNNNNNNNNNNNNNNNNNNNNNNNNNNNNNNNNNNNNNNNNNNNNNNNNNNNNNNNNNGCCGGCGGTCCGGGTTGTTTCCCTTTCGACCATGGACCTTAGCACCCATGGACTGACTCCCTGACTGTACTTGGCGGCATTCGGAGTTTGATTAGGTTTGGTACCCGGTGAAGGGCCCTAGCCCATTCAGTGCTCTACCTCCGCCAGTAATCATCAGAGGCTATACCTAAATATATTTCGGAGAGAACCAGCTATCACGGAATTTGATTGGCCTTTCACCCCTACCCACAACTCATCCGAAGAGTTTTCAACCTCTAACGGTTCGGGCCTCCATTCTGTGTTACCAGAACTTCACCCTGGCCATGGGTAGATCATCCCGCTTCGGGTCTACTCCCTGCAACTATTCGCCCAGTTAAGACTCGCTTTCGCTACGGCTACACCTCGCGGCTTAACCTTGCTACAGAGCGTAACTCGCAGACTCATTAAGCAAAAGGCACGCGGTCACACCGCGTTGGGCGAACCCAACACATGGTGCTCCCACTGCTTGTAAGCACACGGCTTCAGTTTCTATTTCACTCCCCTTGCCGGGGTTCTTTTCACCTTTCCCTCACGGTACTTGTTCACTATCGGTTACAGACTAGTATTTAGCCTTGGAAGATGGTCCTCCCAGATTCCCACGGGGTTTCACGTGCCCCGTGGTACTCGGGTACTCATTCCAGCAAGTCCAACCTATTTCGCTTACGGGGCTATCACCCTCTCTGGCCGTCCTTTCCAGGTTCATTCAACTATAGGTTAGTTTTGTAACTTGCCGGGCTACGCCCGGAATGAGCCCCACAACCCCGCCCCTGTTGCCAGGAACGGTTTGGGCTATTCCCGTTTCGCTCGCCGCTACTACGGGAATCTCTATTGATTTATATTCCTGGAGGTACTGAGATGTTTCACTTCCCTCCGTTTGCCTCCCACAGCTATGTATTCACTGAGGGATGCCACGGGATTAATCGTGGCGGGTTTCCCCATTCGGAAATCTCCGGATCAAAGTTTGTTCAGCAACTCCCCGAAGCTTATCGCAGCTTACTACGCCCTTCATCGCCTGTCTGTACCAAGGCATTCACCGTGTGCTCTTAGTAGCTTGATCTTCTATATTGGTGATCAACCGTTGTCTCGAAATGGTGGCGCCTCTTAAGGACGCATCACCTTCAAAATTACACTTTCTCGGCTATCTGTGTCTTTTGGATTGTCAAAGAACATCCCTCTCGACTGGCGAGAGAGCGAAACCGAATTGGTTGTGATGAGCGCGTAGAATCTACGCTCTCATCACAGCCAATCCCGAATCGGGAGACCTGGTAGGGGTAGCTGAATCACTGGTGGAGCTGATCGGGATCGAACCGACGACCTCAGGCTTGCAAAGCCCGCGCTCTCCCAGCTGAGCTACAGCCCCGGAGAATAATGGTGGGCCTAGGTAGATTTGAACTACCGACCTCACGCTTATCAGGCGTGCGCTCTAACCAACTGAGCTATAGGCCCTCTGCCGGTATGCGACACACGCCGACGCCCCTGTTGGCGCCGCCAGGTCTCTCAAAGCTGAACAGTAGCGAAACGGAATCGAAACGGTCGGGTCTTTCCACGACCCCACTCCGTGCGAACACGGAGTGCCTCACCTGGGATGCGCAACAAAACCCGCAGGTTCTGTCACGGATCTCCCTGTAAAGGAGGTGATCCAGCCGCTGCTTCCGCAACGGCTACCTTGTTACGACTTCACCCCAGTCACCGACCATACCATCGGCGGCTATCTCCCCCTAAGGGGTTGAAACACCGACTTCCGGTACAACCGACTTCCATGGTGTGACGGGCGGTGTGTACAAGGCCCGGGAACGTATTCACCGCGGCGTGCTGATCCGCGATTACTAGCGATTCCAGCTTCATGGAGTCGAGTTGCAGACTCCAATCCGAACTGAGGCCGGCTTTTTGAGATTGGCTCCCTTTCGCAAGGTCGCAACCCTTTGTACCGGCCATTGTAGCACGTGTGTAGCCCTGGGCATAAGGGCCATGCGGACTTGACGTCATCCCCGCCTTCCTCCGGCTTAACGCCGGCAGTCCCTCTAAAGTACCCAACTTAATGATGGCAACTAGAGGCAAGGGTTGCGCTCGTTGCGGGACTTAACCCAACATCTCACGACACGAGCTGACGACAGCCATGCAGCACCTGAAGCCGGCAGTCCCCGAAGGGAAAGCTCCATCTCTGGAGAGATCTACCGTTGTCTAGCCCAGGTAAGGTTCTTCGCGTTGCGTCGAATTAAACCACATGCTCCACCGCTTGTGCGGGCCCCCGTCAATTCCTTTGAGTTTTAGTCTTGCGACCGTACTCCCCAGGCGGGGTACTTAATGCGTTAGCTGCGGCAGCGCAGGGGTGAGACCCGCACCACCTAGTACCCATCGTTTACGGCGTGGACTACCAGGGTATCTAATCCTGTTTGCTCCCCACGCTTTCGCGTCTCAGCGTCAGTATTGGTCCAGGAAGCCGCCTTCGCCGCCGGTGTTCCTCCTGATATCTACGCATTTCACCGCTACACCAGGAATTCCGCTTCCCTCTCCCATACTCCAGTTGACCAGTTTCCAGCGCACTTCCGGGGGTAAGCCCCGGGCTTTCACACCAGACTTAATCAACCGCCTACACGCGCTTTACGCCCAGTAATTCCGAACAACGCTTGCACCCTCCGTATTACCGCGGCTGCTGGCACGGAGTTAGCCGGTGCTTCTTCTCTAGGTACCGTCATTGTGTNNNNNNNNNNNNNNNNNNNNNNNNNNNNNNNNNNNNNNNNNNNNNNNNNNNNNNNNNNNNNNNNNNNNNNNNNNNNNNNNNNNNNNNNNNNNNNNNNNNNNNNNNNNNNNNNNNNNNNNNCCCCACTGCTGCCTCCCGTAGGAGTCTGGGCCGTGTCTCAGTCCCAGTGTGGCTGATCATCCTCTCAGACCAGCTAACCATCACAGCCTTGGTGGGCCGTTACCCCACCAACAAGCTAATGGTGCGCAGGCCCATCCCATAGCGACAGCTTTCAAGAAGAGGCCGTCTTTGACCACTTCCACCGAAGTGGGCGTGGTCTTATTCGGTATTAGCCAGTCTTTCGACTGGTTATCCCGAACTTTGGGGCAGGTTACCTACGTGTTACTCACCCGTGCGCCGCTCTACTCGCTCCCCGAAGGGAACTTTCTCGCACGACTTGCATGTGTTAGGCACGCCGCCAGCGTTCGTTCTGAGCCAGGATCAAACTCTCCAGTTTAGTTGCAAGACACACCCGAAGGCGCGTCCTACGCTGGAAGTGACACACGAACCGAAGTTCGTTGCCACTATGTTTGGAATTGTCGTGGATCAGATCACGACCGTTTCGACCCGTGGAGACCCTAAGGTCTCCCGAGATCGCGGTCGCGATTCTCGTTCACTACTGTTCAGTTTTCAAAGACCTGCCCAATACCCATTCCGGGTGCCGAGCGCGCTCTGGTGAGCCAGAGGGTTATAGGCGTTCGATGGTTGTTAGTCAAATCGCGAAACCGCCCCGCGCCAGGTCTCACAGAGTTCGTAAATAAAAGCAGGCTATCTGTCGAATTTAACGAGTAAAACACGGCGCTTCCCGACCTGTACTAAAACCCTGCCTTGAGCCGCCACCGGGGCCATTTCGTCGGAGATCTTTTTTCCGTCCAACTTTACGGCCCCCTGCCGTACCAGGCGACGACCATCCGAAGCCGATTTAGCCAGCCCGCTGGCCTTCAGAAGATCGCAGATCCTGACCTCGCTACCACTCCCCTGCCAATCCCATTCTGGAATCTCACTGGGCAATTCGCCCCGCTGGTGCCGACGAGCAAACTCTTCCCCAGCTGAAAGTGCAGCTTCTTCCCCATGAAAGCGAGCCGTCAGCTCGGCGGCAAGCCGCTTTTTAGCCTCCATGGGCTCGTGCTTACCCTCGCTCAGCCCGACAACGAATTCCTGGTCAACGTCGCTCAACAGCTCGTAGTATCGCAGCATGAGCGTATCGGAGATCGACATGACCTTACCGTAGATCTCTACCGGCGGTTCCGTAATGCCGACGGTGTTATCCAACGACTTGCTCATCTTCTGCACACCGTCGGTGCCCTCGAGCAGCGGCATAGTCATCACGACCTGCGGCTCCTGGCCGTTGGCCCTCTGGAGTTCACGCCCCAGCAGCAGATTAAAAGTCTGGTCGGTACCACCAAGCTCTACGTCACTGCGCAGCTGCACAGAGTCCCAGGCCTGGATCAGTGGATAAAGAAACTCGTGCAGGCTGATGGACTGCTCGCCCTTGTAGCGTCGGCTGAAATCGTCCCGCTCGAGCATCCGTGCCACCGTCGTCGAAGCCGCGAGCTCGATAAGCCCCGCCGCCGTCATTGACTCCATCCACTCCCCGTTCCAACGCAGCTCGGTCAAGTCAGGATCCAGTATTCGAAAGGCCTGCTCCTTGTAAGTCTCCGCGTTAGCGGCGATCTGCTCGGGCGCAAGTGCCGGCCGGGTTTCGTTGCGTCCGCTCGGGTCACCAATGCGGGCAGTAAAATCTCCTACGAGAAAGACAACCTGATGTCCGAGCTGCTGAAACTGCCGCAGCTTCTGCATGAGCACGGTGTGGCCAAGGTGAAGATCTGCGGAGGTGGGGTCAAAGCCCGCCTTGACACGTAACGTATCGCCCCGCGTGAGTCGGCTTTTTAACTCGACCAGGTTGAGTACTTCGACAGACCCGCGGGTGAGTTCCGCCAATTGCTCGGTAACTTCACTGCTGCTTCTTTCCTTACTCATGTTCCTGCAACCAACACCTGCTGCTCGCTGACCAGCATTTCCATTCGCTTGTCGTGTGCTTCTACGGGCAACGCGGACACTACCTGGCAGCCGTAAGATATGCCCACCAGCAGGTCACGCTCACCGCGGCCCGCGAGCACACGATCATACCAGCCCCCTCCCCGCCCCAACCTGGAGAGGTTCCCGTCGAATGCCCTACCCGGAACCAGGATTGCGCTGTCGCCTTCCAACTCAGCTCCCGACGGGTTGGGCTCAAAAAAACCAGCTTCGCCGCGTACCAGTTCTTCGTTGTGCCTCCACTCCCGGAAACACGCGCGTGCTCCCTTTCCGGACGGGAGATAGATTCGCGTCCCACGCTCTCTGCGATAGTCCATAAACGGGCCGACATCCACCTCGTCGGCCAGGGCGAAATAGCCCACGACAGCACTGAAGTTGATCAGCTGTGCCAGCTCGCACAGCTGCCCGTTGATCAGCCTGTCGCTCTCCTGCCGCTGCACCAGCGGCAGGGAAGCTATCCGTCGCGCGACGGCTCGCCGAACTTCTACTTTAGTTGTCACCAGCCCTCGCGAATTCGGGCCAAAAAACCGGAACCCCCGCCCGGACCGTGCGGGCGAGTTACTCTAACCTGGTAGACCAGGGGGGTGCCAGGTCCACACACCGCTGAATCACCAGGGCTTTCGCCGCTGGCGACCGGTGAGCGGCTCGGCTCCCATTTTTTATAACATTGGTTCGAGCACCATCCCCCGTCACCTGAACGGCAGGGATTCCGGAAGCCTTTCAGCAGTTAAATACACAGCACGTTACTCTTTTCCACACAGGGCTTCGAGACGGTCGGCCAGCCGCGATAACCGCCGGTCGAGTTCCTCGCTACGGGCCTGGGCCTCGGCGACCTCGTCTGCGAGGTTTAAACTGGTCAGCAAGGCCAGTGTCAGGGTAGTCGCACCCTCCCGGGCAAGCGCCAGTTCATTAAGCCGCCCCTCTACCTTTTCAACCAGTGAATCGAGGTACTCGCGCCCTTGCGTTCCCTTCAAAGTCAGGGTCTGGCCACCCAATTGCACCGAGTGCCCGGCATCTGGCGTAAGGCTCACTGCGGATATCCCGTTGTCTCGATGTCAAGATCACCCAGCTCGGCGATAGCCTTCTCAAGCACGCGGCCGGTTTCGCGCCGCTCACCCTCGAGTCGCTGCAGGTTACGCCCCGCCTCGTCGAGTTCGCGCCCCGACCTGACGAGAGCAGCGGAGAGCGATTCGCTTCGCTGCTGCCCCTTGGCCCATCGTTCTTCCATGCGAGTCACGATCGCCTCTAGCCTGTCTATGCTGTTGATCATCGAGATGTCAGCTCCCGGCTCAATTCTGTACAGCCGCGATCAGTGTAGGGCCGCGCCAAGCCGACTGTCAAGGGCCAGCAGCGCCATCAGGCCGCTAGATCGACAGACACAATCTTGGATATTCCCGGCTCGTTCATGGTTACCCCGTACAGCATTCCACAGGAGTCCATGGTCTTCTTGTTGTGGGTGATCAGGAGAAACTGCGACTTGTCGCTCATGTCAGCCACCATGCGGGCAAATCGACCGATGTTCGCATCGTCAAGCGGTGCGTCCACTTCATCAAGGATACAGAAGGGGCTGGGTTTGTGGAGAAAGATAGAAAAGATCAGGCTTACAGCGGTAAGCGCTTTTTCTCCGCCCGAAAGCAGGGCCAGGGTACCGGCCCTTTTGCCTGGCGGCTGGACAGATATCTCTACGCCACTCTCAAGAATATTGTTCTCGTCGCAAAGTGACAGGGAAGCCTTTCCACCTTGGAACATGCGAGGAAAAGTCTCCTGGAAGATGCTGTTAACCGTCTCAAAGGTCTCTTTAAAGCGATCGCGCGACATACGGTTGAGCCGGCTGATAGTGCCCTTGAGGTCCTCTATGGATTTTTCGAGGTCGTCACGTTGCCCACCCAGTTCCACAAAACGGGCTTCTACTTCTTCGAGTTCGGTGACCGCACCAACGTTGACTGTACCCAGCCGGCGGATGCGATTTCGCACAGCGTCAAGCTCGGCTACCAGTTCGGTGTCCTGATCCGCCCCCGCCTGTTCAAGGTTCCCCCGGTCGGCCATCAATTCGCCTGCGGTGACACCCAGCCGCTCCTTGAGCTGGTCCTCTATGCTGCGAAACTCCAGATCGCACTCGCGTACCGCGAGGGTAGCGGTGCTTTTTCGCTCTCTGATCTCTTCGAGTTCCCGGCCCTTCTTGACGACATCTGTTTCGAGAGACGACAAACTATCAACGTATCCCTTTAGTTGGGCTTCCATTGATAACAGCTTACTTGAAACCGCATCCGCCGTAGCTTCGAGCTCTCCAAGGTCGAGTTCCGGACTGGCAAGACGCCCGCGGGCGAGACCTCGCTCCCTGCTATCGCGGCCCATGATTTCAGCCTTACCGCTGAGTCTCTCGCTAAGATCTGCCACCGCCGCGTCATTGGCCCGCAAGCGCTGTTCACAGCTGTCCCGGCTCACCCTAAACTCGGCCAACTGGATTTTAAGTTTTTCGAGCCCCGCCCCGCAGGAATCCCGCTCGGCCTTCATGGCCTGGCTTTTTTCCTTACCACCAGCGAGTTCTCCTTCGAGCCGAGTCCGAACAATCGCGGTCTGCTCGAGCTGCTGACGAGCCGCCACCAGTTCCTGTCGGTACTGCTGACGCTCCTGCAGAACAGCGCCCTTTTCACGACCAAGCACGCCCAGGCGCTCACGTGTTCGCGCCAGGTTCTGGTTTTTTAACTCAAGCTCGCCTTCACAGGCGACCTTCTCAAGCGTGGAGGCTCTAAGCGCCTCGTCGAGCCCGTCCAGCTCGCTTTCAACTTCCGATACTCTCGAGCGAGCCTCCTGGAATACTCGCGTAGCCTGCTCGCGCTCAACGCCGGAAGTGCCGCGTTCGACTTCCACGCTGCGCAGTTCGGCCTTGCGTTGAAGAAGAAAGGCGTTGTCGGCCTGAACATTACCGCCGGTTACCACCCCGCTACGGGACAAGGTTTCACCGTCGAGTGTAACGAATGTCGCGTGGTAGCCGTTCTGTTTCCACTGCGACGAGGCCTGATCCAGGGACTCGCAGACTACGACTCCCCGGGCCAGGCTGCCAATCACGCCCTCGAACCCCGGTCGAACCGACACATGAGAAGCCAGCAGGGAATAACCGGGGGGTGTCTGGCCGTTGATGGCCGAGTGCCGGGCCTCAAGGGGGATAAAGGAAGCCCTGCCACACTGCTTTTCTTTTACGTAGCCCGCGCCCCTCACGGCACCATCGGCGTCGCCCACAACGACGTACTGCAAAGCCTCCTGCATAACCGCTGCGACCGCCTGCTCGTAGCCTGACTCCACCTCCATAACGTCGGCGACGATGGCCCTGGCGTCGGCCCTTTCGACTCCGCCGTTCTGCATGAACTCCCTGACGGCGTCACCGTAACCGGCCAGTCCATCCTCCAGCTCAAGCAGGGAGTTGTAGCGGGATTCGACCGACGCGTACTGCTCGCGAGCCGAGTCCAGTCTTCGCGACGAGGCCCCCGCTCTTTCGGCTGCCGCCCTGAGCCTTTCGGTCGCACCACGCTTGTCGACCTCGGTCTGCTCAAGAGCTCTGGCCTCCCGGCCAAGCCGTGTTTCACAGTCCGTAACCTCGGCCAGCAGGCCACTGCTGACTATGGAAAGAGAGTCTTCTTCCTCAGCGCAGCGTTTCACGCGCACGCTGCAGTTCTCGATCTGCCGTTCCACCCCGCCGATCTCGTTCCGCGCCCCGGCTTCGGCCGCCAGGTTTTCAACCATTCGGGACTTTATGGCCTCTTCTGCCGCCACGGAGTCCCGCAGTTCGTCGTCCAGGTCCTGGAGCCGCTGTTGCCGCTGCCCGCGTTCGTCGTTAAGAGCAACGACCTGCTGCTCGAGATCGGACCGCTGCCCCACCAAACCCGACTGTTCCTGGGCACAGGCACGCAGGCGAGACTCCAGCGAGGCAGTCTCGGTGTGAGCTTCGGCGAGCTGGCGGACGAGGTCTTCGAGGCGAGACGATAGGTGCGCGCGTTCATCGCGCGCCCTGTTAAGAGCAGACTTCGCGTCGAACATCGAGGTTCGAACAGCGCCGGTTTCTCCCTCGATGAGGTCTTTGCGTGTTCTCTGTTCGTCTCGCTCCCCTTCCTGAACTGAAATGAGTTCACGGATCGAGCTCTCCGCGCTGCCAGCCTCCGAGAGTTCCTGCCGCGAAGCGACAAGCCTGACCTCCACCCTCGCAAGACGGCCGGCCGTCAATCGACGGTCTATCCCTTCTTCTTCGGCCTTGAGTTCCTTGAAACGAACGGCCCCCCGGGCCTGGCGCTTGAGCGAATTAACCTGTCTCTCGATCTCGTTGACAATGTCGCCAACGCGACCGAGGTTTTCCTTTGTCCTCTCGATGCGACGCTCGGCAGCCAATCTTCGACTGCGGTAGAGGGTCGTACCGGCCGCTTCCTCGATCAACAGTCGAAGTTCATCGGGCTTGGATTCAATAATACGCCCCACCCGCCCCTGCTCGATGATGGAGTAAGCCTTACTTCCCACGCCGGTACCCAGAAACATGTCGGTGATATCGCGCAGCCGGCACTTCGCGCCGTTCAACAGGTACTCGGACTCGCCCGAACGAAACAGGCGCCTCGTGACCTGGATTTCGGCTGCATCACGCACCGCGGCTACAGCCTCGGCTACCAGCTCTTCCTGGTCTGCGTCAAGGTGAAAAGCCTCCTCGTTATCAAAGACGATCGTGACTTCCGCCGCCCCGAGCGAAGCGTGGTTGTCGTTTCCGGCAAAGATCACGTCTTCCATCGACTGCCCGCGCAGGTGGCGAGCGCTCTGTTCGCCCAGGACCCAGCGGATAGCATCGACGATGTTCGACTTTCCACAACCGTTCGGCCCCACGATACCGGTAACGCCGGACGGAAAGTCCAACACTGTACGGTTCATACAGGATTTAAAGCCGTTGAGCTCCAGTCGCTTTATTCTCACCTGAGCACCCCTGGTTAAATTACCCGCCGCAATCGACGAGCAGTCTTCTAGACTACTGGGTACGACAGCCTTTTTCTAGGTTCCTAGGCGAAAAAAACGCTTATTTAGCAGCCTGCCGTCGTTGCGAACAACAGCAAATATGATAGCTTCGACCCACAGGCACCGCCTCACCGAGGTGCCCAGTTTTGTCCTGGCTGCCTGGCCAGCCCATGGTTCCCACTTTTGCGCAAACAGATCATCGTCAATATCAACCCTAACGAGATCAGGGTGGGCCTGCTCGAGAACGGGATTCTCGCAGAAGTCCACATCGAGCGCAGCAGCGAAGAAGTAGCCGCCGGCAACGTATACAAGGGCCGCGTCTCCCGCGTCCTACCCGGCATGCAGGCCGCGTTCATCGAGCTGGGCCTGGAGAAAGCCGCCTTCCTCCACACCTCCGACATCACGCCCGAGCAAGCGGCTGATGGAGATCTCGATCTTGAATCGGACAGCTCCCCCCAACGCCAGCGGCGAGACTACGGACCCATAGAAAAGAAGATCAAGAAAGGAGACGAGCTCATCGTCCAGATCTCCAAGGAACCGATGGGGACCAAGGGCGCCCGAATCACCTCGTACTTGTCGCTTCCCGGTCGCTACGCCGTTTACCTTCCGGGGTCACCACAGGTGGGTGTCTCCAAACGAATTGGCAACGACAAGGAAAGGCGCAAGCTGCGTGACGCGGTCAACGAGGTCAGACCCGCCGATGCCGGTGTCATCGTGCGCACCTCGGCCCAGGCCATACGGCCGGGCGACGTAGCGAAGGACGTCAAACGACTCGCGGGCCAGTGGGACGAGATAAAACGAAAAGCCGCTAAAACCCGAGCCCCGGCCCTGCTGCACAGCGACCTCGACCTGGTGCTCCGTTGCGTGCGCGACATGCTGTCGAATGAGATCGACGAAATCGCTGTCGACTCCGAACCCGAATCCCGACGCATCCAGGAATTCGTGAGCTCTTTCATGCCTGACCTCGCCGCGCGCGTCGAGTATTTTGACCAGCTGGTTCCCATCTTTGACCACTACGGCGTGGAAGGGCAGATCAGCAGGGCCACCGAGGCCAAGGTGTGGCTCAAGTCGGGAGGCTACCTGGTCATCGACCAAGGCGAAGCCCTGACCATGGTCGACGTCAACACCGGAAAGTTTGTCGGCCGTAAAAGCCAGGAAGAAACAGTGCTCCTCACCAACCTTGAGGCAGCATCGGCGGTGGTCGACCAACTAAGGCTTCGCAATATCGGCGGCATCATCATCATCGACTTCATCGACATGGAGCAGGCTGACAGCAGGCGGCAGGTTTCTGAACGCCTGGAGAAATCGCTCTCTCGAGACAAGGCACGCACTAGCATACTGAGAATCTCTGAACTCGGGCTGGTTCAGATGACCCGCAAGAGAACCCGTGAAAACCTCGAGCGGCTACTCTCTGCCCCCTGCCCATACTGCGACGGTCGTGGGCGCATCAAATCGATCCCAACGATGGCCCACGAGATCATACGGCAGATCCAGAAGAACGCGGCTACCGGGGGCACCCCCCAGGACCGCATTACCGTGAGGGCCAGCCGCGAGGTGATCTCCTATCTCTACAACGAGGAAGAAGAGGCTATCCGTATGCTGCAACGTAAACTGGATCGAAGGGTAACGCTCAAGGTGGCCGAAAAATACCACCAGGAGCAGTTCAACATCGTAGCGACCAGCTGATGCAGGGCCCTAAAGCCGCCGCCCTCGCCCTCTTCCTCGGACTGTCCACTCTCGCCGCCACTCCCGCGGCCTCGGGGACCATCGCCTTTCAGATCAACAGTACTGTCGACTACGGTGACAAGGTCGAGCTGCAGCTCACGATAAAAAACACGGGAGACGAGACGGCTTTCGCTGTCAGGCCGACCGCCGTGTTCATGGGCGCGAGCGGCAAAGCGCAGGACTCCAGAAACATCGGCGTCGACAAGGACGAGCGCTGGGACATTCTCTTGCAGGACAAGACGCCGGCAAGGGGTTCTTTCGTGGTGCTGGTGAAAATCGCATACGAGGATTCAAACGGCTACCCATTCGAAGTGCTCTCCCTCGCGCCGTTCTCTAACGCGGATAGTAAAAACCGCAGGGTGAGCGGAAGCCTGCAACGCGTCCTGCTCGATGACAAGGAATGGCACGACGCGACCCTCACTGTCGTTTACCCCTCCGAGCACAATTCTGACTCAACAGTGAGGATCGCCTTACCTTCGACGATACAAGGCAAAAACCTCGTGCGCGAAGTAGAAGCAGCCTCCGGACGCGTTGTCAGGCTGGGCTTCCAGCTTCGCAATGACACGATCCTGCCCGGCAGCAACGTTCCCATATACGCCACCGTGGAGTCAGTGGTCAACGGCTTTGCCCAGACCGACGTCATCCGCGGGGCGATCTCGGTACCCGTAGCAAGTGCGGCGAGCCTGGAGCTGCCCGGCCTCGCTGAGCTGGCCGCCTTAGCCCTGCTGATTTTCATCGCCCTTCAACTCGTCACGGGCAAGTCGGCCTGGGGCCAGGCAGCGGGACGACAAAAGGACGCGATGGACAACCCGGTGTCAGCGATCCTGCTGCTGGCGTTGCCAGTGGGGTGGTTACTCTGGCTCTACCCATGGCAGCACCTGCTTGCCCCCACCACCGTAGCCGGTGGCGACATGGCCTCCCTGTACTATCCGACCCTC from Candidatus Binatota bacterium encodes:
- a CDS encoding tyrosine--tRNA ligase, producing the protein MSKERSSSEVTEQLAELTRGSVEVLNLVELKSRLTRGDTLRVKAGFDPTSADLHLGHTVLMQKLRQFQQLGHQVVFLVGDFTARIGDPSGRNETRPALAPEQIAANAETYKEQAFRILDPDLTELRWNGEWMESMTAAGLIELAASTTVARMLERDDFSRRYKGEQSISLHEFLYPLIQAWDSVQLRSDVELGGTDQTFNLLLGRELQRANGQEPQVVMTMPLLEGTDGVQKMSKSLDNTVGITEPPVEIYGKVMSISDTLMLRYYELLSDVDQEFVVGLSEGKHEPMEAKKRLAAELTARFHGEEAALSAGEEFARRHQRGELPSEIPEWDWQGSGSEVRICDLLKASGLAKSASDGRRLVRQGAVKLDGKKISDEMAPVAAQGRVLVQVGKRRVLLVKFDR
- a CDS encoding 5-formyltetrahydrofolate cyclo-ligase yields the protein MVTTKVEVRRAVARRIASLPLVQRQESDRLINGQLCELAQLINFSAVVGYFALADEVDVGPFMDYRRERGTRIYLPSGKGARACFREWRHNEELVRGEAGFFEPNPSGAELEGDSAILVPGRAFDGNLSRLGRGGGWYDRVLAGRGERDLLVGISYGCQVVSALPVEAHDKRMEMLVSEQQVLVAGT
- a CDS encoding Rne/Rng family ribonuclease codes for the protein MASPWFPLLRKQIIVNINPNEIRVGLLENGILAEVHIERSSEEVAAGNVYKGRVSRVLPGMQAAFIELGLEKAAFLHTSDITPEQAADGDLDLESDSSPQRQRRDYGPIEKKIKKGDELIVQISKEPMGTKGARITSYLSLPGRYAVYLPGSPQVGVSKRIGNDKERRKLRDAVNEVRPADAGVIVRTSAQAIRPGDVAKDVKRLAGQWDEIKRKAAKTRAPALLHSDLDLVLRCVRDMLSNEIDEIAVDSEPESRRIQEFVSSFMPDLAARVEYFDQLVPIFDHYGVEGQISRATEAKVWLKSGGYLVIDQGEALTMVDVNTGKFVGRKSQEETVLLTNLEAASAVVDQLRLRNIGGIIIIDFIDMEQADSRRQVSERLEKSLSRDKARTSILRISELGLVQMTRKRTRENLERLLSAPCPYCDGRGRIKSIPTMAHEIIRQIQKNAATGGTPQDRITVRASREVISYLYNEEEEAIRMLQRKLDRRVTLKVAEKYHQEQFNIVATS
- the zapA gene encoding cell division protein ZapA, with product MSAVSLTPDAGHSVQLGGQTLTLKGTQGREYLDSLVEKVEGRLNELALAREGATTLTLALLTSLNLADEVAEAQARSEELDRRLSRLADRLEALCGKE
- the smc gene encoding chromosome segregation protein SMC; the encoded protein is MRIKRLELNGFKSCMNRTVLDFPSGVTGIVGPNGCGKSNIVDAIRWVLGEQSARHLRGQSMEDVIFAGNDNHASLGAAEVTIVFDNEEAFHLDADQEELVAEAVAAVRDAAEIQVTRRLFRSGESEYLLNGAKCRLRDITDMFLGTGVGSKAYSIIEQGRVGRIIESKPDELRLLIEEAAGTTLYRSRRLAAERRIERTKENLGRVGDIVNEIERQVNSLKRQARGAVRFKELKAEEEGIDRRLTAGRLARVEVRLVASRQELSEAGSAESSIRELISVQEGERDEQRTRKDLIEGETGAVRTSMFDAKSALNRARDERAHLSSRLEDLVRQLAEAHTETASLESRLRACAQEQSGLVGQRSDLEQQVVALNDERGQRQQRLQDLDDELRDSVAAEEAIKSRMVENLAAEAGARNEIGGVERQIENCSVRVKRCAEEEDSLSIVSSGLLAEVTDCETRLGREARALEQTEVDKRGATERLRAAAERAGASSRRLDSAREQYASVESRYNSLLELEDGLAGYGDAVREFMQNGGVERADARAIVADVMEVESGYEQAVAAVMQEALQYVVVGDADGAVRGAGYVKEKQCGRASFIPLEARHSAINGQTPPGYSLLASHVSVRPGFEGVIGSLARGVVVCESLDQASSQWKQNGYHATFVTLDGETLSRSGVVTGGNVQADNAFLLQRKAELRSVEVERGTSGVEREQATRVFQEARSRVSEVESELDGLDEALRASTLEKVACEGELELKNQNLARTRERLGVLGREKGAVLQERQQYRQELVAARQQLEQTAIVRTRLEGELAGGKEKSQAMKAERDSCGAGLEKLKIQLAEFRVSRDSCEQRLRANDAAVADLSERLSGKAEIMGRDSRERGLARGRLASPELDLGELEATADAVSSKLLSMEAQLKGYVDSLSSLETDVVKKGRELEEIRERKSTATLAVRECDLEFRSIEDQLKERLGVTAGELMADRGNLEQAGADQDTELVAELDAVRNRIRRLGTVNVGAVTELEEVEARFVELGGQRDDLEKSIEDLKGTISRLNRMSRDRFKETFETVNSIFQETFPRMFQGGKASLSLCDENNILESGVEISVQPPGKRAGTLALLSGGEKALTAVSLIFSIFLHKPSPFCILDEVDAPLDDANIGRFARMVADMSDKSQFLLITHNKKTMDSCGMLYGVTMNEPGISKIVSVDLAA